The stretch of DNA tttctcaaattgttACTGGTGTCTATGTGTCAATATCAGTGTCGTGTCCGTTGTCCATGTGTCAGTATCAGTGTCGTGTTCGGTGTCTATGTAAGTAtcagtaaataaaataaaattaaacataaaaactgTGTTACCGAACCTGCTTGTACAGGTTAAAAAGTGCTGGAAATGTTTTCTTCTTAGCAAGATCACCAGAAGCACCGAGCACAACAATCGAGAGTGACCCATTTTCAGGTCCATTATTATCTACTGATAAAGGTGAATCATCTTCCAAGGTAGATCTTTGGACACAATGCCAACAATCATTTGTTGCCATCCTCTACCAATACCAAAATCTAGTAATACAAGACAATCCACAGAACCTTGTATCTGTTATAATATCAATCAAATAAGTTAGAATCAACCAACTTTGAACATAAATTAACATGTATCctgcaataatattaataacgACTTGGATCCTCTGCAAACGGCTGCAGAAAATATCTCAATTATGTCAATAGATATATTTCTTTTGATGAAATGccaattgatatatatataagctcaaataagccaatccaaacagaccctcaGACATTGTTTGGGAGATCTTATGAAAACAGGTTATGACaaattcataagttgttttcagcttatttccataagctattTAGGAcagtttatgaaaacagcttatagattatacggaagaaaaaaaatttactttatcTTATCTTGTCAATTGATAtatataagctcaaataagccaattcaAACAGACCCTCAAACATTGTTTGGGAGATCTTATGAAAACAAGTTATGACaaattcataagttgttttcagcttatttgcataagctatttagGACAGtctatgaaaacagcttatagattatacagaaaaaaaaatatttgactttattttatgttgtgttatagaaatagcttatagcataagcgctGAAGTGATGATAAGCTCTTATGCTATAAGCTACAAAacaagttgtttatccaaacagggcctCAATCTAATTACCTTATGCAGAGGATCCAAGTCTATTAACAACAATTTAATTATCTGTTGAAACAAAACATGTTTAATTTCACCAATATCAAGAACAACAATTCTTAAAATTTCACATCATACCAATAAAAAAACAGTGCTTTTTAGTATAAACAGATCAAAATCTCAAtcacaaacaaaattaaacaaaacattCATCAAATCAATATCATCATGATTGATGTAGAAGGTTAATTTAAACCTCAAGAACTGAAAAATTGAGATAAAAGGAAGAGATTGAAAATTCCGATGAAGTTAAGGTTGAAAATGAAGAACAGAACACGATCCTAAGTTGTTTTTTTGTATGGTTCGGAAATGGAAGAGATTGTTGTTTTGTACTTTAGAAACTTCTTCACCTTTTGAGTCAATAATCGATAATGACACAACAATTTAAGTCCACCAATGCTACTGTGTAATGATGATACCAATTTTCAATCCAATTTGCACAATTTTGACATTGTCCTCTGTTTTTCCCCAATTTCATTTCATGCCCtaaattttatcaataattACAAGTGGATGATGATAAGGTTAGGTACTTACTAGTAGGTTAGAAAATCGAAATTGGATCCTTTGCGGggggagaagttattatacataagtgtaatccttatgcattggtacataagtcaataacatccattagattgagcatccacatgtaataatcctagccaatctcaactcacacactcacacctaatctcacacccccaaatttctcacataccccccaaattactcgcgcacccccaaatttctcgtgcaccccccaaatttctcatgcacccccaatttctcgcgcacccccaaatttctagcgcaccccccaaaatttttcacgcacccccagatgacttgtgcgcccaatttttttttaaccccccatatttcaagcctaaaccattttgctgtgggaatggtttcaaaaatatacactccaaaaccattaagtgcataagatggttttgaagtacaacctataattagaatcataattgttttttttggtacaattataatcattatttaaaaccagttaaatggtttcagatagttatacactaaaaccatttgtattgtaaaatggttttatgtgtgtttttatggtttcaaaaattctggaaaccattatgctggttaaatggtttcagatagttatacactgaaaccatttgtattgtaaaatggttttatgtgtgtttttatggttttaaaaattctggaaaccattatgttggttaaatggtttcagatagttatacactgaaaccatttgtattgtaaaatggttttatgtgtgtttatatggttttaaaaattctggaaaccattatgttggttaaatggtttcaaatcacaattattgtttgtattctaattatagggttgtactctaaaaccatcttatacacttaatggttttggagtgcatatctctgaaaccattcccacaacaaaatggtttaggctagaaatgtggaggggaccaaaaaaataaaattggggggcaaaagtcatattgggggtgtgcgagaaattttgggggtgtgcgagaaatttgggggtgcatgagaaatttgggggtgcacaagtaatttggggggtgcatgagaaatttgggggtgtgctagtaatttggggggtgcactaagtaacttatgcatggtgcataaggatagcttatgtataataaccaatccccTTTGCGGGGTTTGTTGTCTCCTGATTTCTATCGTGTGCGATCTAACCTTTCAATTAATCTATGATCGAGAATtatgtcaaattattttttgttggtcAACTAAACCATTGGATCAAATCTAATGACTGAGAATTGCACCGGAGACAAAGTTGTAGAAGAATGATAAGAGAGAATTCATGTCTAAAAATTTGATGGGAAGTAGTCGAGTTTGATTTCTGGTTTGAATTGTCGTTTGGTCACaaaatttatttcttataaaaaaaatggtattacctctttttcttttaagatTTGACCAAAATGATTATTTGCaattgaattttagtttttattttcttttttatactcCCTTTAGTTCaatatataaggaaaaaaaattaatttttatattcattaaagAATTGATGTATGTGGAatataatatagtctaaatacatcagTTCtctaatgaatttaaaaagcaactttttttttatatatagaattgAAGGGAATATTTTGCATTTGAATTGAGATTTTGGTTAATAACATATTTTGTATCATATTAACGAGAAAGAAAGGATTAGACTCATAAGTTTACAACATAATAAACTAAAGTTTGAATTCTAATTTTAAGATAACTTGTGAAAAAAGAAATTACCGTATTCATTattcatctaattttttttagttattacGGTAATAGTTAAGATTTTATTAACCTTTTGCAAGTTCAACAAGATATTGTACTTTTTGATATTATGCCTAGTACTACTCATCTCAACTTTGTTGATGATTAAGTCTATAATCtctatagtaattttttttattaatccttTGGTCGTTAGGGAAAAAGAACTCCcgtaattcagagttcggctgcgaaataagtaaaatatggccaaaaattattttcaccaaAAATCAAACTCGAATTCTCCTGAATAATTCATTCTAGATGGTTGATTAACCACTTAAGCATTGATATGGTTATCTTTATCATAACTTTGATtatccttaattttttattttttattttaaaaaactttgtTAGCCACCCTTAATAAGGTCTTCTTGCACCAACATAATGTATAATGGTAGCAAGCAAAATCATGTATTAAAAagggaaaaacaaaacaattttatcttcttcaatattataaataaatacagCCACACCCTCTTCATGTGTAAAAGAAAGACAATGACTTCATAAATCATAATGATAGGAGACAAACATAATTTGTAAGAAATGAGTGGTTCCTTCCTAATAAAGTAAACTATATATGTAATTATGTAAAATGGGACATtccatttttatatattttgtaatcATGTAGTGAAACCGACAAAAGGTAATGGTGGTAATATATACAACTTGTCTTTATAGATTCTATGCATAGTATAAATGcactttttactttttgaaaaaatcggaattttattcctcctattttaaaattcggaATTTTTCCCTcctattttaaacttttttgaatttttctccCCATAAAATCTATTTTCGAGTCTCAACTTCAATgcaccagtttggtgaattaatgattcaaattgagttccgtgcgaaactttgaacttgagactcagaagcagattttgtgcagaattttggtggggggcaaaatccaaaaaactataaattatggggtaaaattccgattttttCGGGGgagtaaaactgcatttaagccaaaagaatatcttttttattttatttttaacgcAAACATACTCAACTCGTCGTTTATTAACAAATGAGCAACCGAATTTGCTTGACGCTTTACAAACTTCACCTCGAAGTTGAGACAAATATTCtgactattttttataagtattttaatgattaaaattttacttttaaagtgaATGAATACGTGAAACGTCCGAAATTCAAACTCTAACCTCTACATATCGCAatgttcttattttttataaaaatataaatatataactttttgtcctatgtacaagttgtctaaaatatcaaaataacattttgttcaccaaacatcgtacaagataaaatttgttcaataccttaaacatTTGTCTTGTTCTAACATGtccattatttatattttgcatatTGAACCGACTCTAAATAATTCCCatttttccatattttttttaaaaattgttggcATATTATAGAAGAAAACAAGGGAGTGGAGTAGgttggcaaaaataaaatatttagtattttttacattatcatgttttatcactttatcatcatcatcatggtgGCTTTTTGATAAAGCCTCTCATGTAATTTATGATAATGGGCCATCTATCTTCATAGTATTTAAATCaaaagaattgattttgtagTGTATTAAATGTGTAAAATAGTTCAATAGATATTGATAGGCAAAAGCATCAAAATTTGATTAGGAATTctaataattgtaaaaaaaaaaaaaaaattgttggacaagatttttaatattattatttcaaattgatttttaaattctatagaaaattaaaatgcaTCTAAAACAAAAGCTATCTCTATGACATTTGAAAATGCCCATGTTCACCAAAAAGGTTCttgtttgaaagaaaaaataaataaaagtctATTCAAAGAAACTAAATTTTGGTGCAATGTTTGGATTTAGCATGATACACCAAGTTAAGATCCATAATCCATATATGTCAAATAGCATTAACTATGagaaaaagtaacaaaaatGATATCACATTTTCAACCACTTTTTCATACATACATGCACAGAACAAATTTCCACCATCAACTAACCACTTAATTACTGTTGACCACATGATATTACATTTTCAACCACTTTGGCTTAACAATCTTTTTCTCGGCCGGTTTTCGTTCTTCAACAGGAGGAGCTTGCACGACAGGCTCAGCAGACACTGGCGCGGACTGTAATGGCTCAGACGGTTGACCTTGATCATTAGCACTCTTCAAAGATAACACCTCTTCTAGTAGGTATGGGCCATCATCGCTTCCATCACCTAAATATCACATTAACACCGAGTtaataaatatatcaaagaGCTTAAATGACTGAGATTCGAACCCTAATGAAGGAGTAAATATTAACATAACATCTAGGAGAACGAGACAAAGACCGAGGAGATAGCTGACGAAGACAAGTTTGACTACAAAAATTACTCCCAATtcccaacaaaaaaaagaaaaagaacgaGAAATATCGGAGTTACGAATAAACACCAAGAGGCATCAGTTTTAGTTTATTTGTTGCATAGTAACATGCAGAATTTTTTTGGCAGTTTTCTAGAAATATACACACGGCAACAGCTCTAGCAATGGCAAGGCCAATGTTGTCAAATATCGGCCATGATGAACTGCGGTGGCAGATTTTTCGCAAACCGACTTGACCAATTTTGGTAGTTTTCTAGGAATATACACGGCAACAGCTCTAGCAATTGTAAGGCCGATGTTGTCAAATTATCTGCTATGGTGAACTGTGGTGGCAGATTTTTTCGCAAACCGACTTGGCCAATTTGTGATGGATGACAAAGCCACGGTGTTTTTATGGTGGATACAGTGGCTTAAAATGGCGAATTTTTTGGCTGTTTGCCATGGTCTGTCATCTGCAATCGATAAAACTAGATTCGacacaaaacaaacaacctAACAACCATGCTATGGCATGACAATGGAATGAACAACAAAATCAATGGTGGCATAAAcagaaaacatatataataactTGCATTGTAACATCAGAAAGTAAGACATGAGTCTCATGACAGAAGGAACTCAGTCACCTTTTGAAACATCATAAGAAAAGTACACAATGGCTCCAGGACAAAATCCAGCAGCATAGAAATCCTGAGATACGTCTCTGATCAGCTTCTTTGGCGGAGTAGTATCTACATCATAAAAAACACACGTGATTCATTTAAGTTCAGCGCAGGGTCAAATCAACTTTCAAGACGACGAAATCTTCTAATTCATAACAAAAGATGAGTTTCTATAAATTAGGCATTTTGATAAACACCTTACTTAAGCGCTTATTAAATAAGTGTTAATCGTGAGAGTTTATGTCATCAATTCTTAAATTCCCAAAAGTTATTTGTGTTTCAATTTTCACATTGAAACGCTATTTGTGATCTCAAGTTTTGTTTAACTGTACAAATAGAACTTCGGGTGGTTGAGAATCAAATAGAGGACATATGTAAACTGTACACAAGGTGTTTCTATAAGCTCTGTCAGAATGCTTATCAAAATAAGCTAAAAGACAACTTATGAGCatatcataagctatttttataagctcttcCAAACATCCCTTTATACTGTTGATCACTACCAATTTaatttacaattatatataccATTGCACAAGCAAATATTATTCAAAGTTGATTCATATAGAGGATATCAAAATGCTTACATAAGTAAAATGGCTTTTCTGGTTGTGCAATCACTTTATTGAGGAGATCAATTAAACTCTGGATAGTGTCTGAAGGTTGAAAGTTAGCTTCCAATGTGTGATTATCAGGGAAGCGAACTCTAATTACAGCCTGAAAAACAAAGCAAGATCAAACCAAATGATAAGTTTTCCTCTTATTGatctaataatttattttcatattcatGAAAATCTAATTACCTTGGTCATTCTTGACCTGCGAGCCGCCAAATCTGCTTCTCGGAGTTTTCGAGTCTTCAGATATTTATCTGTAAATACATGTAAATAATTGATAGTCTACCATTAATTTTCAATTGCAAACAGAAACAGTATGCCAACATACAGATGCATATATCCCAAAAGTATCGATAGCAAATTATAAACAGTCCCAAAAATAGACATCTATTCATTAGAAACTAAATTATCATTTATTCTTAACTCGTCATCAATTAAATCTTATAATAGATGATCTATTATCAATTGGAgaaatacattttattttattcaagttgtcattatttgaaaatttatcTCCGACTAAGCTTATATGAAAAGGGCATAAACCTACGATCTATGAAGTTATttctgcatcaaatgcaatgaTTAGGAATGATCTTACCATCCTTTTTAGTAGCCAAAATTTTGTAATAATCTTCAGCTGTGAACTCGTAGAACTCTTCAGGCTCCTCTTCTTCGGAAATACCAACAAGAAATATAAGCTTAATCCGGATACATTAGGGAAGATTAATATATACATACATCAAGAGCTTGAAATTCTAAAAGCTATTACTACCTTTGTTTTCTGCAGCATTTGGTGATGCAGAAAGTGATAATGTTTCAAACACACGAATCTCTCGCCCAAATTTTTCATGCATCTCTGCAATTGTTGCCTGTTGCATAAAACATTACAGTGAAAAAATCACTAAAGGAAGTAACTTTCAACAAGGAAAGGAAGTAACTGTCAACAACGAAAAATAGCTGCGATAGATAAGTAAAAACTAACATTCATACAATGCTTTCACAGATGACCAAAGATAACTGTTATTTCAAAGACAAGAGGCTTTCACAGAAGACTGAAAATTGAACAATTTTACAACTATCCTTGACATGTACTAAATTTTAGTGCATGAAAACTCATCAGCTAAGAGGGACGACTGAAAATAACCGATGTAAAGCACACGGTGcaagaaataaaatgaataacCAATGTTTTCTTGCAAAAGAATTTGAGTCAATCAAAGAAATTCAATGGTGAAAAGTGAATTCTTCACAACCACCGTCCAAAGTAACTCCATTAACTTAACTTGCAATGctcagaaagaaagaaaaaaaaaagggggaaTGAAAGCAGCAAAAAATCGAAATTGATAAGAGCATATTCCACAAAAACTgatatgaagaaaaataatttagaaaacaACCATGGAAAATTAGGTCATATTCATATTGAAGGATTGAACATGGTCAAAGGATTTAAGATTCTAAGGTTAAAATTTACAAAACTTCAAACATACAACTTTGAAACATCAATGTTGAGTCACTAATAAAAACTTCAAATAAAACCATGAAAGAAACATCAGAATATAAACCTAAACCAAACCTAGATGGTATTAACAAAAAGTTGAGCATTTCCGATACAAGTTTTTTGGCTAGCAAGATAAAAAGATCATGCAAACAACCCATTTTGGTCCCTAAATTACTAAATTCGTGAGGTGTTGTCAACTTGTCATTATAGTTCCCGATTCTATCAAAATTGCAAATACATCCCAAAGTGTCTcatttgtttgtaattttatagACTAAATGACTAATGCAAACACATTTGAGACCAAATGACTAACAAAAGACACATCCGATCCGAGGACCCTAAAAGACTAACTAAAGAGAAACTCAAGATATATTTGCAATTTCGATACATTCAAATACTATAATAACAGCATCAAGACCATACTAGCATCAGTGTCTCATACATTCAAGGACCAAAACGGCGGTTTACCCtaaaaaaactcattaatcactggtttaccctaaaaaaaaacaactcatTAATCATTTCTACTAAACTTTTTGAACTCTTCTAGTAGCACAAAACAATtgccctattttattttaggatcGAATCTATTTTTCTACCAATCCTTTAACACAAGTACACAACATATCAATGTGAATTCACAAATAAACAAAACCCATAAAAGAAACATCAAAAGAATCAACAGAACACAACTATAAACCAAACCCAgatgataaatttttaaaacacaaaaacccggatgaaaaaatttgaaaacaaacaaaacccagatgatgaattttgaaaaaaagaaaaacccaGATGGTAAAATAAGATTTTTAaactagaaaaacaaaaaagatataaaattgaagaaggaaaaAGGGATGAACTACCATGGAATAAACGTTGGTGATTCTTCTTCGTTTGGATGTTTGAGGAAAAGAGGGATCAACAACCATCAGAGAATTACAGAATGAGCAGTGATAATGTCTTGTTCTATAGGAGCGAAAAACTATTTATAATTTCgtaaatattgatttttattatgGTAAATGTTTTCTcctttgtcaacaaaaaaaaagttttctccttaaaaaaataaataaattatatgcaACGACCTACATGCAATTATGAAACCAAAATTCTCCACTTATATAGGTGCAttggtttgaaatttaaaaagattattttgttagtttgttaatgtttttttttttttgaagatttcaaaagattttatcatattatttgaatatttttatttacttttaattttttttttgacaaatgtattttttatttacttttaatttttgaaaaatgtatTATTAGCAAGTTTTTGGTTTCTCACACAAAAACTAATAACAAAcgaatttttgaaaaatgtatTATTTGCAAGTTTTTGGTTTGTCACACGCACCGAGGGTAATGTGTGCCCTGATATTTTGGCCAAGATGGGGCTACTTTTGTTTGCGAAGTTTGAAGTTCATCGTGCTGAGTTGTCTAGCCtgttgagacaaaatcctattttgatgttttaaagataacaacccttaattaaattttaatttgattatgatcattttgtgatctaacaagtgctcttgagtgatttaatttaagaacataTGCAAAggattaaattaaccttgtttcactcataagaaaaTAATCAAACACGTTTTAGACAAATCTGTCTCAGAGAATGAT from Trifolium pratense cultivar HEN17-A07 linkage group LG5, ARS_RC_1.1, whole genome shotgun sequence encodes:
- the LOC123887416 gene encoding plant UBX domain-containing protein 1 encodes the protein MVVDPSFPQTSKRRRITNVYSMATIAEMHEKFGREIRVFETLSLSASPNAAENKEEEPEEFYEFTAEDYYKILATKKDDKYLKTRKLREADLAARRSRMTKAVIRVRFPDNHTLEANFQPSDTIQSLIDLLNKVIAQPEKPFYLYTTPPKKLIRDVSQDFYAAGFCPGAIVYFSYDVSKGDGSDDGPYLLEEVLSLKSANDQGQPSEPLQSAPVSAEPVVQAPPVEERKPAEKKIVKPKWLKM